Proteins co-encoded in one Papaver somniferum cultivar HN1 chromosome 5, ASM357369v1, whole genome shotgun sequence genomic window:
- the LOC113277772 gene encoding uncharacterized protein LOC113277772, with protein sequence MGDGEVFDCVDENKQPAFDHPLLKNHKIRSRPTSSPLRASNGTFSSSSSATQSPKMVNLRRVKCPEGTVPIRRTSKEDLIRIKAFMESSELVSPIVHPNDDYEVKEPPGRHIAAYHSLPATEPDQHLEFHGIQAMMTVENPSVGPTQRSVSLVWLESGPNDSRNALQAGWMVSPQVFGDNKTHISVLWVSSTSGCYNIQCTGFVQKHRDYYVGQVIEHTSQYDGAQYAMGAYIHQDAGTGDWWFTIYGGKMNADIGYWPREVVPHLGAGADLMVWGGLVYNHPHETSPPMGNGHFPDGNPKTVAVMYDMHYLDGNYASAVPVIWSDFGRRQDNDNCYTITRNDFDETYRYNIFFGGPGGNCD encoded by the exons ATGGGTGACGGTGAAGTCTTCGACTGCGTTGATGAGAATAAACAACCGGCCTTCGACCATCCTTTACTTAAAAATCATAAAATTCGG TCGAGACCTACCTCTTCTCCATTACGTGCAAGCAATGGAACATTCTCGTCATCTTCATCGGCTACTCAATCTCCAAAGATGGTTAATTTGAGACGTGTGAAATGCCCAGAAGGAACAGTTCCCATCCGAAGAACCAGCAAGGAGGATTTAATTAGAATTAAAGCTTTCATGGAATCATCTGAGCTAGTAAGCCCTATTGTTCATCCGAATGATGATTATGAAGTAAAAGAGCCCCCGGGACGACAC ATAGCAGCATACCACTCCCTTCCGGCAACTGAGCCAGATCAACATCTAGAATTTCATGGAATCCAGGCCATGATGACGGTAGAGAATCCGTCTGTCGGACCTACTCAACGTAGCGTATCTTTGGTGTGGCTTGAATCTGGACCCAACGATAGTCGTAATGCGCTTCAAGCCGGATGGATG GTGTCACCACAAGTATTCGGAGATAATAAGACACATATTTCCGTATTATGG gtttcatcAACAAGTGGATGTTACAATATCCAATGCACGGGCTTTGTGCAAAAACACAGAGACTATTATGTCGGGCAAGTTATAGAACACACGTCACAATACGATGGGGCGCAGTACGCTATGGGAGCTTACATCCACCAG GATGCTGGAACTGGGGACTGGTGGTTCACTATTTACGGAGGCAAAATGAACGCAGACATTGGATATTGGCCCAGAGAGGTGGTTCCTCATCTTGGTGCCGGTGCTGATTTAATGGTATGGGGAGGGTTAGTTTACAACCACCCACATGAAACAAGCCCACCCATGGGAAATGGACATTTTCCGGATGGCAACCCAAAAACGGTTGCAGTAATGTATGACATGCATTACCTGGATGGAAACTATGCAAGTGCAGTGCCGGTTATATGGAGTGATTTCGGAAGACGACAAGACAATGATAATTGCTACACCATAACCCGCAACGACTTTGATGAAACTTATAGGTATAACATATTCTTTGGAGGACCTGGAGGAAATTGTGACTAA